The Lytechinus variegatus isolate NC3 chromosome 1, Lvar_3.0, whole genome shotgun sequence nucleotide sequence tcttgttctcttttcatttaaatcaactttttgtggggtatacttgacctttaagcaaaaTATTCCGCTGGGAAATGGTAACAATGTATATATTGCTGTGTTTTACAGTGTGTAAGTTTTCAATTGATATATGATTTGTCAATGTCCGGTTGGGGTCTATAAAATTCTTGCAATTTCAGGATGTAgactttacatattttatttcaaagcaATGTCAATCATTCTATATAGGATTCAGGGGGGTGTGTGATATGTAGATCACGAAATTATTCAGGtgcattttcaataaatatgcagtcttgattaaaaaaattgaaaattatcagTGTCAGAGTGTCAGTGCCCGAAATCAAAGAATTGGAAGCAATGTTAAGTTGTGTGAATATTTTACACAGTGTTTCTATCTGATTAAGTTCTGACTTGTACAAAAGGTGTTCTGATGTTTTTCATTACATAGAGATTTAAATGACTTTGCCCTTACAATTACTTACAAAGGgttttttatatttgtaatttcCATCCAGGTTGGAAAGTTTCGAGAAGTCTTCATGTTGATCCAAACGACAAGATTTCCTCGTTGCAAGCTGAAATCAGGaggttaaaatttgaaattgaaaacttccATGGCCATATCACCGACACACAGCAAAAAGAATACCAAAAGCATATTCAGATGAATCGGGACCTGGATGCGATATCCAACATGCTCGAAGAACGCCAGGATATCTACTGCAGTCCCTTCAAGCATAAAGAAACAAGACTAAAACTGGAGAAGAAACTCCGAGAGTATGTAGTCGAGCGCCCCTATGAAAGGGAGTTGAAACTTTTCAGTGGCATAGAAGAGATACTGGAGAAAGATTGCCATTGCGGAggaaacagaagtgaaaatggCTGCCTCATGTGGGTATATATGGAATTGTGGAGGACAAGAGCACGGCTCAATATGCAAGAAAATGTCATCCTCAAAATGAGAGCAT carries:
- the LOC121417999 gene encoding coiled-coil domain-containing protein 127-like — its product is MNIMNDLNILPDPPETWQAKISRLVRDVFLPYAVPYVIPAFLSWKVSRSLHVDPNDKISSLQAEIRRLKFEIENFHGHITDTQQKEYQKHIQMNRDLDAISNMLEERQDIYCSPFKHKETRLKLEKKLREYVVERPYERELKLFSGIEEILEKDCHCGGNRSENGCLMWVYMELWRTRARLNMQENVILKMRAYDLKEKKK